The genomic window AAATGAAAGCTGTTTTGTTTGTTGGACACGGAAGTCGCGATGAAGAGGGGAACGAACAAGTTCGCCAGTTTGTACAAACGATCCGTCCGCAAATCGATGAAACGTTTTATGTGCATACATGTTTTTTAGAGTTTGGTGTTCCATCGGTTATTGACGGCATTGCTCATTGTGTGGAACAAGGGGCGAAAGATATCGTCATCATTCCAATTATTTTGCTACCGGCCGGTCATTCGAAATTACATATTCCGGCGGCCATTGACGAAGCGAAACAACGCTATCCGTACGTTTCTTTTACGTATGGACGACCGCTTGGCATTCACGATGCAACGTTTACTATTTTACAAGATCGTTTAAAAGAAGCAAAAGTTGCTTTAGATGAGCATACAGCGATCATTTTACTTGGGCGCGGTGGGAGCGATCCAGACGCCAATAGCGATTTGTATAAAATTGCTCGTTTATTTTGGGAGCGAAATAAACAAGCAATCGTTGAACCAGCGTTTATGGGCGTCACAAATCCGTCATTAGATGAGGCTGTTGTAAGATGTACGAAGCTCGGAGCAAAAAAAATCGTTGTTTTACCTTATTTTTTATTTACAGGCGTGCTTATTAAGCGATTAGAAAAGAAAGTTTCCGAGTTTCAAAGCATGTATCCGAACATGTCATTTGTTCTGGCGCATTATTTTGGCTTTCATCCGTCGCTACAAACGATTGTGCTCGATCGGTTACAAGAAGCTATCGGTGATTTCGTGCCAATGAATTGCGATACGTGTCAATATCGCATTCATGTCGCCGAACACCATCATCACCATCATCATCACGAACATTGAGGTGAAACGAATGATTATGATGTTATCTGGAACGAGCGATGCCCGCCAATTGGCGTTAGCGATTCGCGACGCTGGGCACGATGTGTTTGCCACAGTAGTGACAGAGCATGCAGCAGAACAAATGGCACATGTCGGATTGCGCGCGCATGTCGGGCGTTTAACAGCGTATGAAATGGTTCAGCTTATCCAGCAACATGGAGTGATCGCCGTCGTTGATGCGAGCCATCCGTTTGCGGAAGAAGCGTCGCGCCAAGCGATGAAAGCAACAGAAGAAGCAAATGTTCCGTACATTCGTTATGAACGAAAAGAAAGCGTCATTACGTACGATCGCGTCACATTTGTTGACAGTTATGAAGCCGCAGCACAGTATGCAGCAAATAAAAAAGGGGTGGTGATGCTGACGACGGGCAGTAAAACGTTGCCGATTTTTGCACATACGTTGCTCCCGCTTCCTGATGTTCGTTTAATTGCCCGAATGTTGCCGCGAAAAGACAATATGGAATTGTGTGAACGATTGCGCTTTCCACAAGAAAACATTATCGCGATGCAAGGTCCATTTACGAAACAATTAGATATCGCTTTGATGCAACATTTCGGTGTGACGCTTCTTGTGACGAAAGAAAGTGGACGAGTGGGATTTGTCGATGAAAAAATTGCAGCAGCGAAACAACTTGGCATCGAAACGGTCGTCATCCGACGTCCGAAACTTTCTTATCCCGTCGTTTACCATGAATTTTCTGACGTCATTTGCGCGTTAGAAGAAATAAAAAAGAAAGGAGAAAAATAAATGGACTTTCGAACAACGTTTCGTCCGATAACGGTGCAACCAGAACAAATTGAACAAAAAAGCTTTCAAATCATTGATGAAGAAATCGGAGAACACTCGTTTACAAGCGAACAATATGCGGTTGTTCAGCGCATTATTCATGCGAGCGCTGATTTTGAATTAGGGAAAAGTTTATTGTTTCATCCACGTGCGATTGAAGCAGGTGTTTCTGCGATTCGCGCAGGAAAAAAAGTCGTCGCTGATGTACAAATGGTGCAAGTTGGAATTAATAAAGCGCGTCTTGAAAAATATGGTGGGAGTGTGCACGTGTATATTTCTGATAATGATGTCATGAAAGAAGCGAAGCGATTGAACACGACGCGGGCGATTGTTGCGATGCGCAAAGCTGTGAAGGAGGCGGATGGAGGGATATTTGCGATCGGGAATGCGCCGACAGCACTTCTTGAGCTGATTCGCCTTGTGAAAGAAGGTGAAGCGCGCCCAGGGCTTATTATCGGTTTACCGGTCGGCTTTGTTTCGGCAGCGGAATCGAAAGAGGAATTAGCGAAACTTGACGTGCCGTTTATTACGAACGTTGGAAGAAAAGGGGGGAGCACGGTTACGGTTGCCGCTTTAAATGCCTTGTCTATTTTAGCGGAGCGAGAATAAGTATGGAGAAAGAAAAATTGCGCGAAGGATATACAACTGGTGCATGTGCAACGGCTGCGACAAAAGCGGCGTTATGTGCGCTCATTACTGGGAGGAAACAAACAGAAGCGACAATTATGTTGCCGATTGGACGGGAAGTCACTTTCCCGATCGTTTCTTGTGAAATTGAGAAAGATCGGGCGAGCGCGACCGTGGTGAAAGATGGAGGAGACGACCCTGATGTGACGCACGGTGCTTCCATTGTTGCGACGGTTTGCTGGACGGAAGAAGGGATTCATATTGATGGAGGAGAAGGCGTCGGAAGAGCAACGAAACCGGGATTGCCTGTTCCAGTTGGCGAAGCGGCGATTAATCCCGTACCGCGTCAAATGATGACCGACGTCGTCCGTCATTTACTGACCGAGCATCGTTTAACACGTGGGGTACGCATTATCATTTCCGTTCCAAATGGAGAGGAAATAGCGAAAAAAACGTTAAACGCTCGGCTTGGCATCGTTGGTGGCATTTCTATTTTAGGAACTCGCGGTATCGTCGTTCCGTTTTCCACGTCTGCGTACCGAGCAAGTATTGTACGCGCGCTCGAAGTGGCAGTTGCTTGTGGCTGTGATCACGTTGTTGTCACGACAGGTGGAAGAAGCGAAACGTATGCGATGAAACAATATCCTCATTTGAAAGAAGAAGCATTTATTGAAATGGGTGATTTTGTTGGATTTACGTTGAAACAATGTAAAAGGCTGCGGATTCAAACGGTGTCGCTCGTTGGGATGATGGGGAAATTTTCAAAAGTCGCCCAAGGCATCATGATGGTTCATTCTAAAAGTGCGCCTGTTGACTTTCAGTTTTTAGCAGAGGTCGCGAAGCAAGCGGGTGCTCCGAAGCCCCTCATTGAAGCGGTGAAACAAGCGAATACTGCGTCACAAGTTGGAGATATGATGTACGAAGCAGGATATTTATCGTTTTTCGATTTGTTATGTGATTATTGTTGTCAACATGCGTTGCGTGAAGTGAACGGCGGAATGGTCATTGAAACGACGCTTTATACGTTAAAAGGACAACGGTTAGGAAGGGCGGTACGAAACGATGGAGCGAATGAAATTAATCGGAATTGGAGCTGATGGGAGAGATTCTCTTCCTTCGTTGTATGAACGATGGATTCATGAAAGCGAGCGGCTTGTTGGCGGGGAAAGGCAACTATCTTTTTTTCCGCACTACAAAGGGGAAAAAATCGTTATTCGAAGCAACTTATCATCGCTTTTCGAAACGCTTGTAAACGAGCCGAAAAAAACGGTCATTTTAGCATCCGGTGATCCGTTATTTTACGGAATCGGTAGTTATTTAGCGAAAAAAGTTCCGATTGAAGTATATCCCTCTGTCAGTTCTCTCCAATGGGCGTTTGCGAAAATGGGAGAAAGCTGGCACGATGCATATGTCGTTAGTTTGCACGGACGTTCGATAAAAGGGCTTGCTCAGCGTATAGATGGAAAAGAAAAAGTAGCCATTTTAACAGATGAAACGAACGATCCGCGTGCGATTGCTTCATATCTTTTAGAATATGGGATGACAGAATATGAGGCGTTTGTTGGGGAGAACCTTGGGGGAGAAAACGAACGCTGTCGATTCATGACGTTAGAAGAGATGAAAGATGGCATGTTCGCTTCCTTAAATATTGTTGTTTTACGACGTGTCCATCAAGGGCCGAGTTGGACGTTTGGTATAGAGGATGAAGAGTTTTTTCAGCGGAAACCAGAAAAAGGGCTCATTACGAAAAAAGAAGTACGCATCTTAAGCTTGCAAGCGCTTTGCCTTCATGAAAAAAGCGTCGTATGGGATATCGGTACGTGTACAGGATCGGTAGCGATTGAAGCGGCAAAAATGGCTCGTGAAGGAGCCGTATTTGCGATTGAGAAAAACGCTCATGACATAGAAATATGTCAGAAAAATATGAAAAAGTTTCGTGCGGATTTTACACTTGTTCACGGTCGAGCGCCAGAACAATTAGAGCAGTTTCCTGATCCGGATGCCGTCTTTATTGGAGGGACGGCAGGAAGTTTACGGGATATTGTTGCGGTTTGTTGTACGCGTTTAAAACAAGGGGGGCGCATCGTCGTGAATGCGGTGACGATTGAAACGTTATATGAAGCGATGGAAGCGTTTCGTCAATATGGGTATCATGCCGATATTTTGCTTGCCCAATTTTCACGAAGCAAACCGATTTTACAGTTAACGCGTTTTGATGCGTTAAATCCAATTTATATCATTTCAGCACGAAAGGATGAAAAAAATGATCGGTAAGTTATATGGTATAGGCGTTGGTCCAGGCGACCCTGAACTGTTGACTGTAAAAGCGTTTCGGCGTTTAAAAGAAGCAGATGTCATCGCCTATCCGAAAAAGACAAACGGCAGTAAAAGTTACGCGCAACAAATTGTAGAGGCATATTTTTCTCCGTCCGAAAAGCATATGCTTGGCCTCGTTTTTCCGATGACAAAAGATGAAAACGTACTGCGTGAAAAGTGGGATGAAACGGTAGATGCTGTATGGAAACATTTGTGTGAAGGAAAACATGTTGCATTCGTGACGGAAGGAGATCCGCTTTTATATAGCACGTGTATTCATTTTATGCGCACGATGCAAATGAAATATTCGGATGTATCGATCGAAATCGTTCCTGGTGTTTCTTCTATCAATGGAGCGGCAGCACGGTTGCAACTGCCGCTAGCTGATGGGGATGAGACGATTGCGATCGTTCCTGCACGCGATGATTATGATGCGGTGAAAAAAGCGATCGAAGCACACGATTGTGTCATTTTTTTAAAAGTCGCGAAAGTGATGCCCCTTCTTTTATCGATTTTAAAAGAGATGAACTTAACAAAAAAAGCGGCAGTTGTGACGAAAGTGACGTCACATGAAGAAGTGCGATGGGACATCGAGCAATTAGAACATGTGTCGTTACCATATTTAACGTTGATGGTGGTGAGAAAATGAAAATATACATTGTTGGGGCTGGTCCGGGAGCGAGCGATTTAATTACCGTCAGAGGAATGAAGTTGTTGCAGCGAGCGGATGCGATTTTTTATACTGATTCACTCGTCAATGAAGAGCTACTTACATATGCGAAAACAGAAGCGCGTATTTTTCGTACGTCTAGTATGCATTTGCAACAAATTGTTTCACTCATGCGTGAAGAAGTGCAAAAAGGACACGTTGTCGTACGACTTCATACAGGCGATCCGTCGATTTATGGAGCGACGATGGAGCAAATCGCTCTTTTGAAAAAAGAAGGAATCGACGTGGAAATTGTACCAGGAGTCAGTTCAGCATTTGCTGCTGCCGCTGCGGCACAAGTGGAGTTGACGGTGCCGAACTTAACGCAAACGGTTATTTTTACGCGTGCGGAAGGAAGAACGCCTGTACCAGAAAAAGAACAGCTTGCCTCTCTTGCGAAACATCATTGTACGATTGCCCTGTTTTTAAGTGCCACGTTAACGAAAAAAATAACGGCTGCTCTTCTTGAAGCGGGATGGAGCGATCAAACGCCTGTCGTTGTTGTATATAAGGCGACGTGGCCGGACGAAAAAATTGTACGCACAACGGTTGGCATGCTTCATGACGATATGCAACGTCACGGCATTCGCCAACATGCTCTTATTTTAGCAGGTTGGGCCCTTTCGAATGAGCTAGATGAATCGTATCGCTCGAAATTGTATGACGAAACATTTACGCACGGCTATCGCAAGGGAGGAAAGTAAGATGTATGCTGTTGTCGCGATTACGAAACACGGGGTACATATTGCGAGAAAGCTACACGATCGACTCCCGCATGCGCACATTTATTATGCCGATAAATTTGCGCAAGGGGACGAACACGAGAAAGGCATTTATTTATTTTCAGGAAATGTCCGGTTGTTGTTGCCGCAATTGTTTTCAACATATCGCGGGCTCATTCTCATCATTTCGCTCGGTGCCGTCGTACGCATGATTGCTCCGTTGCTAAAAGATAAAAAAACAGATCCTGCGGTTGTTGTCATTGATGATAAAGCAGAACATGTCATTAGTGTATTATCTGGCCATTTAGGAGGAGCCAATGAGCTGACAAAAAAAGTGGCGAATTTACTTGGCGCCCGTCCGGTCATCACGACAGCATCCGATGTGCAGCAAACGATTGCGGTTGACTTATTCGGTCGCTCATTCGGATGGGAATGGGAAAACGAAAACCATTTGACGCCTGTGAGCGCCGCGGTTGTGAATGAGCAACATGTTGCGATTGTACAAGAATCAGGCGAGCGCAACTGGTGGACGTATGATACGCCGATTCCATCAAACATTCGGCAATATGCTTCGATTGCTGAGGCGCTTGAAGCGAAGCCGGATGCGGCGCTGATCGTCACACATCGCTTGCTTGAAAAAGAGGAAGAAGCGATTTTACAAAATGGTGTGTTATATCGTCCAAAAGTCATTGTCATCGGTATTGGCTGTAATCGTGGGACGAGCGCAGAAGAAATTGAACATGTCATTGATGAAACGTTACAACAGCTTCGTTTTTCCATGAAAAGTGTCAAAGCATTATGCACAATCGATTTAAAAAAAGATGAAGAAGGGTTGCTAGCTGTCGCAAATAAGTATAAATGGCCGCTTATTTTTTACACGCCTGAGCAGTTAAACGCTGTTCCGATTGATGAGCCTTCGGAAACGGTATTTCGCTACACGGGAGCATATGGGGTAAGCGAACCTGCAGCGAAACGATATAGCGGACAAAATAAGCTTGTGTTAACGAAAAAAAAGAGCGGGAATGTAACGATTTCCGTTGCGCTATGGGAGGGAAAAGAGTGAGGCGAATTGTCGTTGCAGGAACGGGGAGCGGTGTTGGAAAGACGACGATCACACTCGGTTTAATGAGTGCGTTTAAACAAAAAGGATATGTTGTTCAAGGGTTTAAATGTGGGCCAGATTATATTGATCCAACGTATCATACGGCGGTAACAGGAAGACGTTCGCGCAACTTAGATAGTTGGATGGGGAATGAACAAATTGTGCGCCACGTATGTAGCCGTGGGAGCGAGGGAGCGCATTTGTCGATCATTGAAGGGGTGATGGGACTATTTGATGGAAAGCGAGCAGCGACAAATGAAGGTTCCACTGCAGAAATTAGCATTATCACCGAAAGCCCTGTCTTGTTAGTTGTCGACTGTTCAGGCATGGCGCGTAGCGCAGCGGCAGTTGTGCGCGGATTTCAACGGTTTGATGAGCGCGTTCGCATCGTTGGAGTTATTGCAAATCGCGTTGGGAGCGAAGGACATTTTCGTCTCGTCAAAGAAGCGATTGAGCAACAATGCGGTATTCCTGTCGTTGGCTATTTGTTAAAAGAAAACGATTTGACGATTCCAGAGCGTCATTTAGGGCTTGTTCCATCTGTGGAGCGTGGAGAGCTTCAACCGTTTTTTGAACGGCTTGGTGAGCGCATCGCGCAAACGTTCGATTTAGATGCTATATGGAAGCTAGCGGAAACGACCGTCCTTCATAGCGAACCGTTTTTTACACCAAAACAAACGTACGATGTACGCGTGGCTGTCGCAAAAGATGCAGCGTTTCATTTTTATTACGAAGAAAATTTAGAAATGCTTCAGGCGTATGGGGCAACGCTCGTTTATTTTTCTCCGCTTGCCGGTGAATGTGTGCCGAACGATGTGCATGGATTGTATATTGGTGGAGGTTTTCCGGAAGAATTTGCCGCGGAGCTTGCGCGTCACGAAAAAGTGAAACGATCAGTTTCCGAAGCCATTCAGCGCGGTTTACCGACGCTTGCGGAGTGCGGTGGATTTATGTATTTAACAGAAGGCATTGAAACGACCGACGGGCAATATTATGAGATGGTCGGCGTTATTCCGGGGCACGTGTGTATGCATGAAAAGCTTGTAGCGCTCGGATATCGCGAAGTAACAGGAATGGAAGGAAACTTTTTGTTTAAACAAGATGAAGCGAAAGGACATGAATTTCATTATTCAACGTTTATTCGACGC from Anoxybacillus gonensis includes these protein-coding regions:
- a CDS encoding sirohydrochlorin chelatase gives rise to the protein MKAVLFVGHGSRDEEGNEQVRQFVQTIRPQIDETFYVHTCFLEFGVPSVIDGIAHCVEQGAKDIVIIPIILLPAGHSKLHIPAAIDEAKQRYPYVSFTYGRPLGIHDATFTILQDRLKEAKVALDEHTAIILLGRGGSDPDANSDLYKIARLFWERNKQAIVEPAFMGVTNPSLDEAVVRCTKLGAKKIVVLPYFLFTGVLIKRLEKKVSEFQSMYPNMSFVLAHYFGFHPSLQTIVLDRLQEAIGDFVPMNCDTCQYRIHVAEHHHHHHHHEH
- the cobK gene encoding precorrin-6A reductase codes for the protein MIMMLSGTSDARQLALAIRDAGHDVFATVVTEHAAEQMAHVGLRAHVGRLTAYEMVQLIQQHGVIAVVDASHPFAEEASRQAMKATEEANVPYIRYERKESVITYDRVTFVDSYEAAAQYAANKKGVVMLTTGSKTLPIFAHTLLPLPDVRLIARMLPRKDNMELCERLRFPQENIIAMQGPFTKQLDIALMQHFGVTLLVTKESGRVGFVDEKIAAAKQLGIETVVIRRPKLSYPVVYHEFSDVICALEEIKKKGEK
- a CDS encoding precorrin-8X methylmutase, which codes for MDFRTTFRPITVQPEQIEQKSFQIIDEEIGEHSFTSEQYAVVQRIIHASADFELGKSLLFHPRAIEAGVSAIRAGKKVVADVQMVQVGINKARLEKYGGSVHVYISDNDVMKEAKRLNTTRAIVAMRKAVKEADGGIFAIGNAPTALLELIRLVKEGEARPGLIIGLPVGFVSAAESKEELAKLDVPFITNVGRKGGSTVTVAALNALSILAERE
- a CDS encoding cobalt-precorrin-5B (C(1))-methyltransferase, with protein sequence MEKEKLREGYTTGACATAATKAALCALITGRKQTEATIMLPIGREVTFPIVSCEIEKDRASATVVKDGGDDPDVTHGASIVATVCWTEEGIHIDGGEGVGRATKPGLPVPVGEAAINPVPRQMMTDVVRHLLTEHRLTRGVRIIISVPNGEEIAKKTLNARLGIVGGISILGTRGIVVPFSTSAYRASIVRALEVAVACGCDHVVVTTGGRSETYAMKQYPHLKEEAFIEMGDFVGFTLKQCKRLRIQTVSLVGMMGKFSKVAQGIMMVHSKSAPVDFQFLAEVAKQAGAPKPLIEAVKQANTASQVGDMMYEAGYLSFFDLLCDYCCQHALREVNGGMVIETTLYTLKGQRLGRAVRNDGANEINRNWS
- a CDS encoding bifunctional cobalt-precorrin-7 (C(5))-methyltransferase/cobalt-precorrin-6B (C(15))-methyltransferase, encoding MERMKLIGIGADGRDSLPSLYERWIHESERLVGGERQLSFFPHYKGEKIVIRSNLSSLFETLVNEPKKTVILASGDPLFYGIGSYLAKKVPIEVYPSVSSLQWAFAKMGESWHDAYVVSLHGRSIKGLAQRIDGKEKVAILTDETNDPRAIASYLLEYGMTEYEAFVGENLGGENERCRFMTLEEMKDGMFASLNIVVLRRVHQGPSWTFGIEDEEFFQRKPEKGLITKKEVRILSLQALCLHEKSVVWDIGTCTGSVAIEAAKMAREGAVFAIEKNAHDIEICQKNMKKFRADFTLVHGRAPEQLEQFPDPDAVFIGGTAGSLRDIVAVCCTRLKQGGRIVVNAVTIETLYEAMEAFRQYGYHADILLAQFSRSKPILQLTRFDALNPIYIISARKDEKNDR
- the cobI gene encoding precorrin-2 C(20)-methyltransferase, with the translated sequence MIGKLYGIGVGPGDPELLTVKAFRRLKEADVIAYPKKTNGSKSYAQQIVEAYFSPSEKHMLGLVFPMTKDENVLREKWDETVDAVWKHLCEGKHVAFVTEGDPLLYSTCIHFMRTMQMKYSDVSIEIVPGVSSINGAAARLQLPLADGDETIAIVPARDDYDAVKKAIEAHDCVIFLKVAKVMPLLLSILKEMNLTKKAAVVTKVTSHEEVRWDIEQLEHVSLPYLTLMVVRK
- the cobM gene encoding precorrin-4 C(11)-methyltransferase, with the protein product MKIYIVGAGPGASDLITVRGMKLLQRADAIFYTDSLVNEELLTYAKTEARIFRTSSMHLQQIVSLMREEVQKGHVVVRLHTGDPSIYGATMEQIALLKKEGIDVEIVPGVSSAFAAAAAAQVELTVPNLTQTVIFTRAEGRTPVPEKEQLASLAKHHCTIALFLSATLTKKITAALLEAGWSDQTPVVVVYKATWPDEKIVRTTVGMLHDDMQRHGIRQHALILAGWALSNELDESYRSKLYDETFTHGYRKGGK
- a CDS encoding cobalt-precorrin 5A hydrolase, producing the protein MYAVVAITKHGVHIARKLHDRLPHAHIYYADKFAQGDEHEKGIYLFSGNVRLLLPQLFSTYRGLILIISLGAVVRMIAPLLKDKKTDPAVVVIDDKAEHVISVLSGHLGGANELTKKVANLLGARPVITTASDVQQTIAVDLFGRSFGWEWENENHLTPVSAAVVNEQHVAIVQESGERNWWTYDTPIPSNIRQYASIAEALEAKPDAALIVTHRLLEKEEEAILQNGVLYRPKVIVIGIGCNRGTSAEEIEHVIDETLQQLRFSMKSVKALCTIDLKKDEEGLLAVANKYKWPLIFYTPEQLNAVPIDEPSETVFRYTGAYGVSEPAAKRYSGQNKLVLTKKKSGNVTISVALWEGKE
- a CDS encoding cobyrinate a,c-diamide synthase, giving the protein MGGKRVRRIVVAGTGSGVGKTTITLGLMSAFKQKGYVVQGFKCGPDYIDPTYHTAVTGRRSRNLDSWMGNEQIVRHVCSRGSEGAHLSIIEGVMGLFDGKRAATNEGSTAEISIITESPVLLVVDCSGMARSAAAVVRGFQRFDERVRIVGVIANRVGSEGHFRLVKEAIEQQCGIPVVGYLLKENDLTIPERHLGLVPSVERGELQPFFERLGERIAQTFDLDAIWKLAETTVLHSEPFFTPKQTYDVRVAVAKDAAFHFYYEENLEMLQAYGATLVYFSPLAGECVPNDVHGLYIGGGFPEEFAAELARHEKVKRSVSEAIQRGLPTLAECGGFMYLTEGIETTDGQYYEMVGVIPGHVCMHEKLVALGYREVTGMEGNFLFKQDEAKGHEFHYSTFIRREEEKFAYEAKGLRGCKRDGYMDERLVAGYVHFYFPSNALLVERWLKACSEVKGDA